GCCCGGCGTCCGAACACCAGCAGGTCGGAGAGGGAGTTGCCGCCGAGCCGGTTCGAGCCGTGCATGCCGCCGGCGACCTCACCGGCCGCGAACAGCCCCGGCACCCCGCGCGCCGCCGCCGTGTCCGACTCGACCGCGACACCGCCCATCACGTAGTGACAGGTCGGCCCGACCTCCATCGGCTCGGCCGTGATGTCGACGTCGGCCAGCTCCTTGAACTGGTGGTACATGGACGGCAGCCGGCGCCGGATGACCTCGGCGGGCATCCGGGTCGAGACGTCCAGGAAGACCCCGCCGTGCGGGGAGCCCCGGCCGGCCTTCACCTCGGAGTTGATCGCGCGGGCCACCTCGTCGCGGGGGAGCAGCTCGGGCGGGCGCCGGTTGTTGTCCGGGTCCTCGTACCAGCGGTCGCCCTCCTCCTCCGATTGGGCGTACTTCTCCTTGAAGACGTCGGGGATGTACTCGAACATGAACCGCTTGCCCTCGGAGTTCCTGAGCACCCCGCCGTCACCGCGCACCGACTCCGTGACGAGGATGCCCTTCACCGACGGCGGCCAGACCATGCCGGTCGGGTGGAACTGCACGAACTCCATGTTCAGCAGGGGCGCGCCGGCGAGCAGTGCCAGTGCGTGGCCGTCGCCGGTGTACTCCCACGAGTTCGACGTCACCTTGAAGGACTTGCCGATGCCACCGGTCGCGATCACGACGGCCGGGGCTTCGAGGACGAAGAAACGGCCGGTCTCGCGGTCGTAGGCGAAGACCCCGGAGACCCGGGCATCGTCCTTGAGGACCCGGGTGACCGTGCACTCCTGGTAGACCTTCAGGCGGGACTCGTAGTCGCCGGTCTCCTTGTGGTCCTCCTGCTGGAGCGAGACGATCTTCTGCTGGAGCGTGCGGATCAGTTCGAGGCCCGTGCGGTCGCCTACGTGGGCGAGGCGCGGGTACTCATGGCCGCCGAAGTTGCGCTGCGAGATCCGGCCGTCCTTCGTACGGTCGAACAGGGCGCCCCAGGTCTCCAGCTCCCAGACCCGGTCAGGGGCCTCCTGGGCGTGAAGTTCGGCCATCCGCCACTGGTTGAGAAACTTCCCGCCGCGCATGGTGTCGCGGAAGTGGACCTGCCAGTTGTCGTTCGCGTTGGCGTTGCCCATGCTGGCCGCGATGCCGCCCTCGGCCATCACCGTGTGCGCCTTGCCGAACAGTGACTTGCAGATCACGGCCGTACGCGCACCGCGCTCTCGGGCCTCGATGGCGGCACGCAGCCCGGCCCCTCCGGCGCCGACCACGACGACGTCCCATTCCTGCCGGTCGACCACGGACATCAGAAAAACCTCGGATCGTCAAAGGCGCCGGACGCGACCAGGTACACGTAGAAGTCGGCGAGCGCCACGCTCACCAACGACGCCCAGGCGAGCTGCATGTGCCTGGCGTTGAGCTTCCCGACCCACTGCCACATGCGGTAGCGCACGGGATGCCTGGAGAAGTGCCGGAGCTTGCCGCCGACGATGTGCCGACAGGAGTGGCACGAGATCGTGTACGCCCAGATCAGCACGATGTTGATCAGGAAGACGAGGGTGCCGAGGCCCATGTGCCCCCACTGGTACCGCTCGTCGCGGAACGCGAGCACGGTGTCGTAGGTCAGGATCCCGGCGACCACGATCGCGGCGTAGAAGAAGTACCGGTGGATGTTCTGCAGGATCAGCGGGAAGCGCGTCTCACCGGTGTACTTCTTGTGCGGCTCCGCCACCGCGCAGGCCGGCGGGGACGCCCAGAAGCCCCGGTAGTAGGCCTTGCGGTAGTAGTAGCAGGTCAGGCGGAAGCCGAGCGGGAAGATCAGGATGATGATCGCGGGGGAGATGCCCCACCAGGCGCCGAAGATCTCCCAGTTGGGGCCGTGGCGCATGGGCGCGCAGCGCTCGGCGAGGCAGGGGGAGTAGAACGGCGAGACGTACGGGGCCGCGTAGTAGTCCGTGTCGGCGAAGGCCCGCCAGGTCGAGTACACGATGAAGGCGAGCAGCCCGGCGGCGGTGACCGCCGGTGCCAGCCACCAGCGGTCGGTGCGCAGGTGCGGGGCGTCGATCGCGGCGCGCGTACCCGTGCGTACGCCGCCGCGGGCGCTATGGGATTCGGTGTCGGGGGATTCCGTACCAGTGGCCAACTCTTGACTCCGGTCGGGTTCAGGGGGCTCGGCGGTCGCGGGCGCCGAGTCCCTCGTCGTCCGAGTCCGTCCACAGGGTGTTGTCGTACGGGGTGTCGGAGATGGAGACGAGATCCGGGCGGCGCGCCTTGGCGAGCGCCGGGTCGGTCTCCTTCAGCAGTGCGAGGCTCTCGCGCAGCCGGTCGGCGTCGATCCGCACACGGCGCATCTCCAGACCGCTGCTGCCCAGCTGCTGCTCCAGGCGCTTGACGTACCTGAGCACCTCGTCGAGCGAGCGCTGTGCCGCTGCCAGTTCGTCGTTCACGGACATGACGTGACCTCACTTCCGTGGGCGGGGATGCCCTGGACGGGAACGGTCATGCGCCTGCGAGTGTTGCGCGTCACACCAGCCGGTGTGAAGGGACGTGCACGGATTGGCGGATCGTGTGCCTCCGTGCGCGCCCCTCGTGCGCCGTCGATTGCGCCGCACGGGTGGGCTTCCCGGTCGTGGTCGCCGTGTCGCCGTCCGTTGCCGAACCCTTTCCTCTTCAGTGGCCGCATACATGTGATCAGCTCCATATACCGCCAAAAGTGATCATAACGCCCGCGGCTCCCGGAGGTAAGCAGAGATGTCCAAAGACGGCGTCGGACTGCGCGCGGTCACGCGCTCGGTCGCCTTCCTGACCGCGGGAGCGCTCGCGGTGACCGCGCTCTCCGGGTGCAGCTCCGAGGAGAAGAGGAGCAAGCCCCTCGCCGCGCAGGACATCGCGCCCGCCGCCCGCAACCTGGTCGCCGACGGCGGCACCCTGCACTGGGCCGTGGACGCCGTACCGGAGACCCTGAACACCTTCCAGTCGGACGCGGACGCGACCACCACCACCGTCGCCCAGGCGGTCCTGCCGTCGATGTACCGGCTCGACGCGAACGGGCGGCCGCAGGTCCACCCCGACTACCTGGAGTCGGCGAAGGTCGTCGAGACCGAACCGAAGCAGGTCGTGCTGTACAAGCTGAACCAGCAGGCCGTGTGGAGCGACGGCCGGGAGATCGGCGCCGCCGACTTCGCCGCCCAGTGGCGTGCCCTGTCCGGCAAGGACTCCGCGTACTGGACCGCCCGCAACGCCGGCTACGACCGCATCGAGAAGATCGAACGCGGGGCCGACGACCTGGAGGTCCGGGTCACCTTCGCGCGGCCGTACGCCGACTGGCGCTCGCTGTTCTCACCGCTGTACCCGAAGGACGTCATGGGCACCCCGGACGCCTTCAACGACTCCGCCCGCAGGAAACTCAAGGTCACCGGCGGTCCCTTCACCCTGAAGAAGGTCGACCGCAAGGACGGCGAGGTCATCCTCACCCGCAGTGCGCGCTGGTGGGGCCGCCCGGCCAAGCTGGACCAGATCGTGCTCCGCGCCGTGCCGCGCGACAAGCGGGCCACCGCGCTGGCCGCCGGTGAGATCGAGCTCGCCGATGTCGACTCCGAGGCCCTCGGCCGCATCGGCCTCGCCGCCCGCGCGGGAGCCAAGCCCGGCAGCAGCCCGCTCGCGGGCCCGCGCAGACTCCCCGCGCACGGCTCCGGCAGCAACCTGAGCGCCGCCGACGCGCTGCGCTCCTGGGCCGTCGCCCACGGCGAGGACGAGGAGGCCGCCGACGAGGAGCTCAGCGCCCGGCAGAAGGAGCGCAGGGCGGTCGCCGCCTACAAGCGTGAGCAGGCGGCCCTGAAGGGCTTCGAGGTCCGCAGGTCCCTGGAGCCCGCCTACACCCAGCTCGCCCTCAACGGCGCCTCCGGCCCGCTCGCCGACGAGCGGGTCCGCCGGGCCGTGGCCCGCGCCATCGACCGCAAGGCGCTGGCCCGCGTCGTCCTCTCCCCGCTCGGGCTGCCCGCCGTGCCGGTCGGCAGCCACCTCGCCCTCTCCGGCCAGGACGCCTACGCCGACAACAGCGGCGCGCTCGGCGGCCAGGACACCGAGGAGGCTCAGGCACTCCTCGCGGACGCCGGGTGGGTGGCCGGGGGCAAGGTCGAGAAGAAGAAAGAGAAGAAGAAGGGCGAGAAGGCTGCGGGGGCCGAGGGCAGGAAGGCCGGGCAGGACTCCGAGAAGGAGGACGACGGGACGTACGTCGTCGGCGAGGACGACAAGAGCGAGGACAAGGACCCCAAGGGCCACCACAAGGTCGGGGACGGTCCGCAGCATCTCGCTCAGGACGGCAAGCAGTACGCGAACGGGCTGAGGCCGGGCGGCGCTCCCGGGGCCTACGCTCCGAAGGGCACGGCGGCTCCGGCGGCCGGGGCGACGAAGGTGCTGGCCAAGAAGGGCAAGGCGCTCGCCCTGCGGTTCGTGCTGCCGTCGGGGCCCGGGTCCGGGGCGCTGGGGACGGTGGCCGGGCGGATCTCCTCGATGCTGGAGAAGGTCGGTATCCGGACGGAGATCTCCAAGGTCTCCGACGAGAGCTACTTCAAGGACCACATCGCGTCCGGGCAGTACGACCTCGCCTTGTACTCCTGGCCCGCGTCCGCGTTCCCCGCCACCGACGCCCGCCCGATCTTCGCGAAGCCGGTGCCTGCCGCGGACGGCTCGCTGAACGTCGAGCAGAACTACACGCGGGTCGGTACCGACCAGGTGGACCAGCTCTTCGACCAGGCCGTCGCCACTCTCGACGCGGGCAAGAACCGCAGCCTGATCCGCAAGGCCGATTCACGGATCTGGGCCGCGGCCGGATCCATCCCGCTGTATCAGCGGCCCCAGCTGACCGCCGCGAAGAAGGACGTGGTCAACGCCGGTGCCTTCGGATTCCAGACGCCCGTCTACGAGGACATGGGCTTCCTGAAGAAGGGCCCGAAAGCCCCGGCCCGGCGGTCCGGGGACTGAGCCCGGCGAGCCCCTGCCCGGGAGGCAACGTACGATGGGGTGAGGCCGTGGCGTGTCAAGCCCGGCAGGCCCGCGTCACACGGACGTTCGTAGCAGGGCCTTCTCACCACTTGGGAGTACGCCGCAATATGGCCACGCGCCACGACATCCGCAATGTCGCCATCGTCGCTCACGTCGACCACGGCAAGACGACTCTTGTCGACGCCATGCTGAAGCAGGCCGGCGCCTTCGCCGCGCACGCCGCCGAGTCGCTCGACGACCGCATGATGGACTCGAACGACCTGGAGCGTGAGAAGGGCATCACGATCCTGGCCAAGAACACGGCCGTGAAGTACCACCCGAAGGATGGCGGCGACGTCATCACCATCAACATCATCGACACCCCCGGCCACGCCGACTTCGGTGGCGAGGTCGAGCGTGGTCTGTCGATGGTGGACGCGGTGGTCCTGCTCGTCGACGCCTCCGAGGGCCCGCTGCCGCAGACCCGCTTCGTGCTGCGCAAGGCGCTTCAGCAGCGCCTGCCGGTCATCCTGTGCATCAACAAGACCGACCGCCCGGACTCCCGGATCGACGAGGTCGTCAACGAGACGTACGACCTCTTCCTGGACCTGGACGCGGACGAGGAGCAGATCGAGTTCCCCATCGTCTACGCGTGTGCGCGTGACGGCGTCGCCTCGCTGACCAAGCCGGAGGACGGCACCGTCCCGGCCGACAGCGACAGCCTGGAGCCGTTCTTCTCCACGATCCTCTCGCACGTCCCGGCCCCCGAGTACGACGAGGCGGCTCCGCTCCAGGCGCACGTCACCAACCTGGACGCCGACAACTTCCTCGGCCGTATCGCGCTCCTCCGCGTCGAGCAGGGCGAGCTGCGCAAGGGCCAGACCGTCACCTGGATCAAGCGCGACGGCACGATGTCCAACGTGCGCATCACCGAGCTGCTGATGACCGAGGCACTCACCCGCAAGCCCGCCGAGATGGCCGGCCCCGGTGACATCTGTGCCGTCGCCGGTATCCCGGACATCATGATCGGCGAGACCCTCGCCGACCCCGAGAACCCGATCCCGCTGCCGCTCATCACGGTCGACGAGCCGGCCATCTCGATGACCATCGGTACGAACACCTCGCCGCTGGTCGGCCGGGGCGGCACCGGCAAGGGTGCCTCGGCCAAGGCCGCGGTGAAGGACCGCAAGGTGACCGCCCGCCAGGTCAAGGACCGCCTCGACCGCGAGCTGATCGGTAACGTCTCCCTCCGTGTGCTCGACACCGAGCGCCCGGACGCCTGGGAGGTCCAGGGCCGTGGAGAGCTCGCGCTGGCCATCCTGGTCGAGCAGATGCGCCGTGAGGGCTTCGAGCTGACGATCGGCAAGCCGCAGGTCGTCACCAAGATCGTCGACGGCAAGGTGTACGAGCCCGTCGAGCGCATGACGATCGACGTCCCCGAGGAGCACATGGGCGCGGTCACGCAGCTCATGGGCGTCCGCAAGGGCCGTATGGACAACATGTCGAACCACGGCTCCGGTTGGGTCCGTATGGAGTTCGTCGTGCCGTCCCGCGGCCTGATCGGCTTCCGTACGGAGTTCCTGACCGGCACCCGTGGCACGGGCATCGCCCACTCCATCCACGAGGGCCACGAGCCGTGGTTCGGCACCCTGACGACCCGTAACAACGGCTCGTTGGTCGCCGACCGCGCCGGTGCCGTCACCGCCTTCGCGATGACGAACCTTCAGGAGCGCGGTGTGCTGTTCACCGACCCGGGCACCGAGGTGTACGAGGGCATGATCGTCGGTGAGAACTCGCGCTCCGACGACATGGACGTGAACATCACCAAGGAGAAGAAGCTCACGAACATGCGGTCGTCCTCGGCCGACTCGTTCGAGGCGATCGTCCCGCCGCGCAAGCTCTCCCTGGAGCAGTCCCTGGAGTTCTGCCGCGACGACGAGTGCGTCGAGGTGACTCCGGAAGCGGTCCGCATCCGTAAGGTCAACCTCGACGCCCGCGAGCGCGCCCGCGCCGCGAGCCGCGCCAAGCACGGCTGATCCCACCGCCGGCGACCGTCGGCAGCCCGGTTCTCCGACACTCAGGGAACCGGGCCTCAGGCGTGTCCACCGATACCTGTCCGTGACCTGTGAGTGACCGTCCGGATATCGGTAACCCGCCCAGGTGTTTCGGACATGTGAACAGAAATCCATTGCGGTATGTCCGTTTTGACGGCCTGTCGGTTCACGTGTCAAGCGCGCGCAGGTGTCAATCTTTGCAATTTTTCCTCAAAATATGGCCGGTAGGGAGATCCCTATGCCTTCCGCCCTTGACGCGCGTTGAACACTTTGGCGAAAGTTCCCCCAAACCACAGAACCTGCCGGTATCTGTGCTGCGCTCAACTCTCCAACCCCCCGGGGGAAGTACACACATGACCAGTCCAGTCGCCTTGGACCCCGAGCTCGAGACGGACGCCGAGCCTGTCAAGGGCGAGCAGAAGCTCGAGGGTCGTTCTCCCGGCCAGTTGATGTGGCAGCGCTTCAAGCGTGACCGTACCGGTGTCATCTGCGCCGTGGTAGTGATTTTGTACTTCGTGGTCTCGCTGGCCGCGCCGCTGCTGGTCAAGCTGAGCGGGACCGACCCGTACACGCTGTACGGGCAGGACCCGACCTACGCCGACAAGCCCGTCCTGGATCAGTTCGGGCTGCCCTTGGGCTACTTCGGCGGCGTCTCCGGCGACCACTGGTTCGGTGTGGAGCCGCAGTACGGCCGTGACCTGTTCGCCATGCTCGTGTACGGCATGCGGACGTCGCTGTTCATGGCCCTCGGTGTGACGGTCCTGCTGATGGTCACGGGCGTGATCATCGGTCTGATCGGCGGCTACTTCGGTGGTCGCACCGACTACTGGATCGGTCGGGTCACCGACTTCTTCCTGTCCTTCCCCCAGCAGCTGTTCTTCATCGCCTTCATGCCCGTGGTCACCGCGTTCTTCGTCGACCCGCGGGAGGAGACCCCCACGTACTTCCGCGCACTGGCGATGCTGATCGTGCTGTGGCTGCTGGGCTGGATGGGTATGGCGCGCCTGGTCCGCTCCACCGTGCTGTCCCTGCGTGAGAGGGAGTTCGTCGAGGCCGCCAAGGTCTCCGGCGCCTCCCCCTGGCGGATCGTCCGCAAGGAGATCCTGCCGAACGTGGTGACGCCGATCCTGGTGCAGTTCACGTACTCGCTGCCCAGCACCAT
This portion of the Streptomyces canus genome encodes:
- the typA gene encoding translational GTPase TypA encodes the protein MATRHDIRNVAIVAHVDHGKTTLVDAMLKQAGAFAAHAAESLDDRMMDSNDLEREKGITILAKNTAVKYHPKDGGDVITINIIDTPGHADFGGEVERGLSMVDAVVLLVDASEGPLPQTRFVLRKALQQRLPVILCINKTDRPDSRIDEVVNETYDLFLDLDADEEQIEFPIVYACARDGVASLTKPEDGTVPADSDSLEPFFSTILSHVPAPEYDEAAPLQAHVTNLDADNFLGRIALLRVEQGELRKGQTVTWIKRDGTMSNVRITELLMTEALTRKPAEMAGPGDICAVAGIPDIMIGETLADPENPIPLPLITVDEPAISMTIGTNTSPLVGRGGTGKGASAKAAVKDRKVTARQVKDRLDRELIGNVSLRVLDTERPDAWEVQGRGELALAILVEQMRREGFELTIGKPQVVTKIVDGKVYEPVERMTIDVPEEHMGAVTQLMGVRKGRMDNMSNHGSGWVRMEFVVPSRGLIGFRTEFLTGTRGTGIAHSIHEGHEPWFGTLTTRNNGSLVADRAGAVTAFAMTNLQERGVLFTDPGTEVYEGMIVGENSRSDDMDVNITKEKKLTNMRSSSADSFEAIVPPRKLSLEQSLEFCRDDECVEVTPEAVRIRKVNLDARERARAASRAKHG
- a CDS encoding ABC transporter permease — protein: MTSPVALDPELETDAEPVKGEQKLEGRSPGQLMWQRFKRDRTGVICAVVVILYFVVSLAAPLLVKLSGTDPYTLYGQDPTYADKPVLDQFGLPLGYFGGVSGDHWFGVEPQYGRDLFAMLVYGMRTSLFMALGVTVLLMVTGVIIGLIGGYFGGRTDYWIGRVTDFFLSFPQQLFFIAFMPVVTAFFVDPREETPTYFRALAMLIVLWLLGWMGMARLVRSTVLSLREREFVEAAKVSGASPWRIVRKEILPNVVTPILVQFTYSLPSTILTIAFLSFAGVGFVEPTPDWGRLFAAAANYTEQDPAFLFFPGLALVIFVLAFNLLGDSVRDAFDPKSGR
- a CDS encoding fumarate reductase/succinate dehydrogenase flavoprotein subunit; amino-acid sequence: MSVVDRQEWDVVVVGAGGAGLRAAIEARERGARTAVICKSLFGKAHTVMAEGGIAASMGNANANDNWQVHFRDTMRGGKFLNQWRMAELHAQEAPDRVWELETWGALFDRTKDGRISQRNFGGHEYPRLAHVGDRTGLELIRTLQQKIVSLQQEDHKETGDYESRLKVYQECTVTRVLKDDARVSGVFAYDRETGRFFVLEAPAVVIATGGIGKSFKVTSNSWEYTGDGHALALLAGAPLLNMEFVQFHPTGMVWPPSVKGILVTESVRGDGGVLRNSEGKRFMFEYIPDVFKEKYAQSEEEGDRWYEDPDNNRRPPELLPRDEVARAINSEVKAGRGSPHGGVFLDVSTRMPAEVIRRRLPSMYHQFKELADVDITAEPMEVGPTCHYVMGGVAVESDTAAARGVPGLFAAGEVAGGMHGSNRLGGNSLSDLLVFGRRAGWHAAEYATGLAADRPPVDEAQVDAAAAEALRPFSAEGAEPAVGPPENPYTLHQELQQAMNDLVGIIRREGEMEQALEKLADLRVRARRAGVEGHRQFNPGWHLALDLRNMLLVSECVARAALERTESRGGHTREDHPAMDREWRRINLLCQLTDPTGGLAATDPVRGQIDLTRETTDPIRADLLALFDKEELVKYLAEEELYE
- a CDS encoding ABC transporter family substrate-binding protein; translated protein: MSKDGVGLRAVTRSVAFLTAGALAVTALSGCSSEEKRSKPLAAQDIAPAARNLVADGGTLHWAVDAVPETLNTFQSDADATTTTVAQAVLPSMYRLDANGRPQVHPDYLESAKVVETEPKQVVLYKLNQQAVWSDGREIGAADFAAQWRALSGKDSAYWTARNAGYDRIEKIERGADDLEVRVTFARPYADWRSLFSPLYPKDVMGTPDAFNDSARRKLKVTGGPFTLKKVDRKDGEVILTRSARWWGRPAKLDQIVLRAVPRDKRATALAAGEIELADVDSEALGRIGLAARAGAKPGSSPLAGPRRLPAHGSGSNLSAADALRSWAVAHGEDEEAADEELSARQKERRAVAAYKREQAALKGFEVRRSLEPAYTQLALNGASGPLADERVRRAVARAIDRKALARVVLSPLGLPAVPVGSHLALSGQDAYADNSGALGGQDTEEAQALLADAGWVAGGKVEKKKEKKKGEKAAGAEGRKAGQDSEKEDDGTYVVGEDDKSEDKDPKGHHKVGDGPQHLAQDGKQYANGLRPGGAPGAYAPKGTAAPAAGATKVLAKKGKALALRFVLPSGPGSGALGTVAGRISSMLEKVGIRTEISKVSDESYFKDHIASGQYDLALYSWPASAFPATDARPIFAKPVPAADGSLNVEQNYTRVGTDQVDQLFDQAVATLDAGKNRSLIRKADSRIWAAAGSIPLYQRPQLTAAKKDVVNAGAFGFQTPVYEDMGFLKKGPKAPARRSGD